The following proteins are co-located in the Apium graveolens cultivar Ventura chromosome 5, ASM990537v1, whole genome shotgun sequence genome:
- the LOC141724882 gene encoding NAD(P)H-quinone oxidoreductase subunit L, chloroplastic — protein sequence MSCSLSFHIPKALPSLSTPPQCRCLSTYAQQKQSHNSKLHKKISGFNHKAIDYFTANKTNISIQVATLLTTIAQPAFAVTGVNEDDDFISVLIALGSTAFVYFLVAPPIIMNWLRVRWYKRNVYEMYLQFMFVFMFFPGLLLWAPFLNFRKFPRDPDMKYPWSTPKDPSKIKNAYLKYPWATPEDYDNY from the exons ATGAGCTGCTCATTGAGCTTTCATATCCCAAAGGCCCTGCCTTCTCTTTCTACACCACCTCAATGCAGATGTTTATCTACTTATGCTCAACAAAAACAATCCCACAATTCTAAGCTACACAAG aaaatttcaggcttcaaccaTAAGGCCATTGACTACTTCACTGCAAACAAAACCAATATAAGCATACAAGTTGCAACACTTTTGACCACT ATTGCTCAGCCAGCTTTTGCTGTAACTGGtgtaaatgaagatgatgatttTATATCGGTTTTGATTGCATTAGGCAGCACTGCCTTCGTTTATTTTCTTGTTGCCCCG CCCATTATAATGAATTGGCTTAGAGTAAGATGGTACAAAAGAAATGTTTACGAGATGTATTTGCAGTTCATGTTTGTCTTCATGTTCTTTCCAGG ATTACTGCTATGGGCACCATTTCTCAACTTCAGAAAGTTCCCTAGAGATCCAGACATGAAGTATCCTTGGTCAACACCTAAAGATCCTTctaagataaaaaatgcatacctcaagtaTCCCTGGGCAACACCTGAAGATTATGATAATTATTAG